The nucleotide sequence CGCAAGTGTGTccaatgtctttaaaatgttaagggGCAGTGTGCTTAACGCATACTAAACCCATGCTAGCTTGAATACCGCTGAAAAGTATCAAGGCTAagcgtatcccatcatgcatcatgttctcGATATGAATCATGAGACTTTCTGCTCGGGTCTTGTGAGATGTTGCAGAAGGTTTTCCAGTGTATGTTATTCtactactttttaaggttatatctttagttattctatgtttggctaacatgagttttttcttttgttttttgggtaCAGCcgctttgatacaatacaaataaagtgctataaaaataaatctgacttgaccATCCCTTACAAAATATCCTGTGGTATTCCGTGtgataaaacatcaaatgtatCACACAAAGCTTGTGTGGTAATTGTGTGgtattctgtatatttttggGATGCTTTACCACATTCCTGTTATATTCTTGTGATACTTTGTGATATTACTTTCATATTTCTGCAGAATTTCCCACAGGATTTTCTGTTGTACGGTATATAATATTCTTGTAACGCTCCTGTGGTACTTTGTGGTATCACTTTCATATTTCTGTAGTAATATCTGTTAAAGAGTGGCTCTCTATGCGATTTTACAatcatatacagttgaaagaaaaagtatgtgaaccctttgggcttacttggatttcttcattaattggtcataaaatgtgttctgatcttcatctaagtcacaacaacagagaaacacagtctgcttaaactaataccgcacaaacataatacgttttcatgtttttattgaacacaacatgtaaacattcatagtgcagggtggaaaaagtatgtgaaaccctaggctaatgacttctccaagagctaattggagccaggagtcagccaacctggggtccaatcaatgtgatgagattggatgtgttgattaataacaataaaaaacacacaccagttttgagtttgctgttctgaagaagcgttgtctgatgtgaaccatgcctcgcacaaaagagctctcagaagacctacgatcaagaattgttgacttacataaagctggaaaggggtacaaaagtatatctaaaagccttgatgtccatgtgtccacggtaagacagattgtctacaaatggagaaagttcagaactgttgctacactccctaggcgtggtcgtcctgtgaagatgactgcaagagcacagcgcagaatgctcaatgaggtgaagaagaatcctagagtgtcagctaaacacttacagaaatctctggcacatgctaacatttttcttgacaaatctacaataaggaaaacattaaacaagaatggacttcatgggaggacaccacggaggaagccactgctgtccaaaaaaaacattgcagcacgtttgaagtttgcaaaagagcacctggatgttccacagcactactggcaaaacattctgtggacagatgaaaccaaaattgagttgtttggaaagaacacacaacgctatgtgtggagaacaaaaggcacagcacaccaacatcaaaacctcatcccaactgtgaaatatggtggagggggcatcatggtttggggctgctttgctgcctcaggccctggatggattactgtcatcgatggaaaaatgaattccaaagtttatcaagacattttgcaggaaaacttaagaccatctgtccgccaactgaagcttaacagtgGATGGAcaatgcaacaggacaacgacccaaagcatagaagtaaatcaacaacagaatggcttcaacagaagaaaatacgccttctggagtggcccagtcagagtccagactcaacccgattgagatgctgtggcatgacttcaagagagcgattcacaccagacatcccaagaatattgctgaactgaaacacttttgtaaagaggaatggtccaaaatttctcctgaccgttgtgcaggtctgatctgcaactataggaaacgtttggttgaggttattgctgccaaaccACAGTGACTGCAGTTCAACAATGTCAAGTGTACTAAACACACTTTACCACAACATTTACCATGCTTTATCTGAGGAACTAGTTTAACCTTGTCAAGTGTACTAAACGCATTCAAATAAGACAcaatattacacatattatatatgtttatttacaatGCAAAAACAATTACGGTATAAGTCATTATTTCCTACAAACTTCAAGGTAAATACATTGAAATTTAAAAttgaaacacaaaattaaagtcTCACAACAGGCTTGACCCTTTATCTTATCTGTTGAGAAGTGACTTTTTCAGGAATCATGTTTTAATGGCAAGAAAATCTagaacaaaaaacagtttaagaAAAATGACTTATGAACAGCCTTGAAGTGAATTGAAAACATAGAGCACATTTGCAGaccaaccgtttaaaactcagtgatttcagaacattttacatttgaaaaaccccattaaagacataaataaaGCTATACATGATAAAATACAATTGCAATAAATCGATTACATCAATTTTACGTTGAAAATTAGCAATTGTGACAGTCAAAACTTTTGGAGCTCTGTTAACCagcaaattaaatttatttaatgtacACGAAACAAAACACGGCGATGTAAGTTTGACAATACTCACCAGGAAAACGATTGCGGTGACGCACGGTTTTCCTCAGGGCCTTTAAAACATCAGTCCgtggaaaaaaaatgtcactcGCACAGTAGTTCTTTAAAGTCTCGGAATAATTTATATCGCGTtatctttataaatatatcaaataaacagTGCTGCGGGTCATTAGCAGTTGCAGGCCAGACTGTGACAGGCATGTTCAAACACAAAAGAGCGGCAATCGTAATGACGTAGTTAACTGCATCTTGTAGTACATTCTTGTGATAGTGTACAACAGAAAGTGCAGTTCTGTTTGGATGTGTTGTATAACACCACAAAGGAAGTCACATAAATACCACAGACTTCATCTCAATGTAAATTCTTGTGATTCAACAGAAGATGCTGTGGTAATCCTATAATAATCAGACGttgtgatatttttatattgtacaacAGAAATACCACAAGTATTCTCTGTAAGGGATATTATGacatattacatataattttgtAGTAACACTtagtgttacatattttattggtgaaaactccagagttatgtattttgtaaaactgctttttatctcataataagaaacaccacattaattgACGTTATATGTCTGCACTTTCTAAGTGTGTCCCATCGGAAAGTGTGGGTTAAGTGTGCACTGCACTTTTTGCGTTTTAAGACAATGGACACATTTGCGCTCTTACTTCCTGTCGCGTGCACATGTTCTCAAGTGGCCAAGACTGCAAGCGGGGGTATTATGGCGCAGCCTGGGCCTCAAGATGACTTAACgtcaggggcgattctaggttttcaatattagggtgGCTCAGCCTCCAAAGAGGATATTtatatacagtcaggtccataaatattgggacatcgacacaattctaacatgtttggctctatacaccaccacggtggatttcaaatgaaacgaacaagatgtgctttaacagcagactgtcagctttaatttgagggtatgtacatccaaatcaggtgaacggtgcaggaactacaacagtttgcatatgtgcctcccacttgttaagggaccaaaagtaatgggacagaaaaataatcaaaaatcaaactttcactttttaatacttggttgcaaatcctttgcagtcaattacagtctgatGTCTGGAACtcatagacatcaccagacgctgggtttcatccctggtgatgctctgccaggcctctactgcaactGTCTacagttcctgcttgttcttggggcattttcccttcagttttgtcttcagcaagtgaaatgcataatcaatcggattcaggtcaggtgattgacttggccattacataacagtccacttctttcccttcaaaaactctttggttgcttttgcaatatgctttgggtcattgtccatctgcaatgtgaagcgccgtccaatgagttctgaagcatttggctgaatacGAGCAGACAATATTgcccgaaacacttcagaattcatcctgctgcttttgtcagcagtcacatcatcaataaatacaagagaaccagttccactggcagccatacatgcccacgccatgacactaccaccaccatgcttcactgatgaggtggtatgctaaggatcatgagcagttcctttccttctccatactcttctcttcccatcactctggtacaagttgatcttggtctcatctgtccataggatgttgttccagaactgtgaaggcttttttagatgtcgtttggcaaactctaatctggccttcctgtttttgaggctcaccaatggtttacatcttgtggtgaaccctctttattcactctggtgaagtcttctcttgattgttgactttgacacacatacacctacctcctggagagtgttcttgatctggccaactgttgtgaagggtgttttcttcaccagggaaagaattcttcggtcatccaccacagttgttttctgtggtcttccgggtcttttggtgttgGTGAGcttccttctttttaagaatgttccaagcagttgttttggccacgcctaatgtttttgctatctctctgatgggttagttttgttttttaagcctaatgatggcttgcttcactgatagtgacatctctttggatctcatcttgacagttgacagcaacagattccaaatgcaaatagcacacttgaaatgaacactggaccttttatctgctctttgtaattgggatagtgaggtaataacacacacctggccatgAAATAGCTAAGAGgccaattgtcccattacttttggtcccttaacaagtgggaggcacatatgcaaactgttgtaattcctacaccgttcacctgatttggatgtaaataccctcaaattaaggctgacagtctgcagttaaagcacatcttgttgtttcatttgatccatgtggtggtgtatagagccaaaactGTTAGAATTGTGtagatgtcccaatatttatggacctgactgtatatatatatatatatatatatatatatagagagagagagagagagagagagagagagactctaaataccacatattgtataaattactaaaataaataattaagaaagaatatgcagaaaagcataaatacaagttattgttattcaaatgaatatcacattaatcggtcaatctgcaacatttatgtttcaaagtgacaacaacagccacaaatccataaaataaatgtcaaaatcaactgctgaattattatttagtaaaaataacttgATGTGTTTCCCTGACATTCATTCTGATTAGCATGAGTGCTGTCTCTCctctattacctccacaatatgattcaataataatcaaaatactgaagcgtctgaaaaacgacTAAGAGCTTCTAGGTTCACTTTTATTTGCTcggaactcagaacaatgaataacattGCCGCGCCAGGCTGAACTACAGCAACTCTTTTCCCATCGTCTTTCCGGGGCTGTCAAAACCACCGTCAACTCTCTGTAACTTGGGTGCAGAAACATCAAATAGCATATCAACACGaatgacacatttctgtgcgctacaatatcataATGATCGTTTTCTAACGTGAAGAAAGGGTCCTGTATCGCTGCCGCATCATATTAagctgcatttataacaaagaatggcaaaaatccAGATGTAATGTTAATGCACACACATTGTAACGTTACTCTGCTATTGACGTTCActccaatgtgctactgtgtgaaGTTAAGAATGCGCTTAATAACGCAGcttaacgccgttttcataataagagttttaaaggcgACTATAATTATTactcacaatattttaggggggctaAGCTAGATCTTTAAGTGAGCTTTAGCTCCCCCaaaaagggcctagcaatgCCACTGCTTAACTTGAtagatcatccaaaaatgaaatgtactcTTCTTCatgtccaaacctgtatgactttctttcttttgaagtGATGTGAGGCCAAGTATGGTGTTCCAGTGTTGTTAGATTGTCAACAGtcttataaatatcttcttttctttttgcagaagaaagaaagtcatacaggtttggaatgacatgagggtgaataaagaaTCTTAACTTCTAAATGAACTACCACttcaaaatgaattaaaataagaCGAAACATGAATAGTatgaaatatcaaaatatttttattcagagCTATTTTTGTAACAAGTATACATGCCAAGCACTACAATATTGTTGTGGACAATAAAGGTGTTAACACCTTCCATATCCATGACACCCAGAGCAAACTTTATAGTCAGATGTTGAGGACATTTTCACACATTAGTTTTTATAATTcttgtgacattattttcttGAATCAACATAGATTATGGAAACTCGTTTAAGCAGAAAATAATACCCAATTGAATCTAGACAGCAGTTGGTTGTAGCTATCCACTCCGCCACATTCAAAAACCAAAGCAATACCTTATCTTTTGATAAATATTGCAACAAAAATCCTATGTGAATAGGcgtaaaacaaacaatgaatgtgAACATGTTAGCAGAGATCACAGCGGCAATAGATTTTCTTTTCATCCCTTCGATCTTCTCAACATTTTTAATAGACTTCACCAAGTTGTGAATGGTTTGTGTGGAGCACAATATGATGATGGTTAGTGGAACGAGATATCCAACTATctctaaaataagaaaaaaggtcaaattGAGCTTTTTCTCCTGTTTTCTGTTATAACAGGTTGATAAATCATCTGGGGAAAGATCTGTATGAAATATCGCACAGATTATCGTGATTGTCGTCCAGATGAGGATACACACCGAAACTGCAATCTTCTGACGTTTGGCCATATCTGCTCTGCCCAGAAATGGGAATCTGACAGCTAGGAATCTGTGCACGCTGATGGCTGTGATGGTGCATATACTGCAGTACATGTTGGAGAAATGCATGCACAACAGAATTGTACACAACTTGGTCTTATCCAGTGAACAGAAAGTCTCCAATATTCTGAATGGTAGGAAAATAATGGCCAAGAAGTCTGCGATGAGCAGGTTTAGCATGTAGATGTGGGTGTCGTTCCAGCGTTTGATGCGACTGAAGATGAAGAGAACCGTGATGTTTAAGACAAGGCCAGCGGAAAACACAAGCGTGTAGCCCACTCGTTCAAACATAATGAGCGGCGCTTCCGTGTGG is from Triplophysa dalaica isolate WHDGS20190420 chromosome 3, ASM1584641v1, whole genome shotgun sequence and encodes:
- the gpr35b gene encoding G-protein coupled receptor 55; the encoded protein is MFNCSAKPNHTEAPLIMFERVGYTLVFSAGLVLNITVLFIFSRIKRWNDTHIYMLNLLIADFLAIIFLPFRILETFCSLDKTKLCTILLCMHFSNMYCSICTITAISVHRFLAVRFPFLGRADMAKRQKIAVSVCILIWTTITIICAIFHTDLSPDDLSTCYNRKQEKKLNLTFFLILEIVGYLVPLTIIILCSTQTIHNLVKSIKNVEKIEGMKRKSIAAVISANMFTFIVCFTPIHIGFLLQYLSKDKVLLWFLNVAEWIATTNCCLDSIGYYFLLKRVSIIYVDSRK